The following proteins are co-located in the Peromyscus eremicus chromosome 13, PerEre_H2_v1, whole genome shotgun sequence genome:
- the Spp2 gene encoding secreted phosphoprotein 24, whose amino-acid sequence MKWATLRTLVMLVLGMRYRCALGFPVYDFDPSSLQEALKASVAKVNSQSLSPYLFQETRSSLKRVNVLDEDTLVMNLEFSVQETTCLRDSGDPSSCTFRRGYYVPTAACRSTVQMSKGQVQDVWAHCRWASASDSDSSEEMTFGDMARSYRRRNDYLLGFLSDESRSERFQDRSLEMVRRGHPLAYRRFQNLHHRARINSGFE is encoded by the exons ATGAAGTGGGCCACGCTGCGGACGCTCgttatgttggtgctgggaatgcgCTACCGGTGTGCCTTAG GTTTCCCGGTGTACGACTTCGACCCTTCCTCCCTGCAGGAAGCCCTCAAGGCCTCAGTGGCAAAGGTGAACTCTCAGTCCCTGAGTCCTTACCTGTTTCAGGAGACCCGGAGCTCCCTGAAAAGA GTCAACGTCCTGGATGAAGACACCTTGGTCATGAACTTGGAGTTCAGTGTTCAGGAAACTACATGCCTGAGAGACTCTGGTGATCCCTCCTCCTGTACATTCCGAAGGGGCTACTATGTG CCCACAGCTGCTTGCAGGAGCACCGTGCAGATGTCCAAGGGACAGGTGCAGGATGTGTGGGCTCACTGCCGCTGGGCCTCCGCATCTGATTCCGACAGCAGTGAGGAG ATGACTTTTGGGGACATGGCAAGATCCTACAGACGGAGAAATGATTATCTGCTTG GTTTTCTTTCTGATGAGTCCAGAAGCGAACGATTCCAGGACCGGTCACTCG AGATGGTGAGAAGGGGACATCCTCTTGCATATAGAAGGTTCCAGAACCTCCATCATAGAGCAAGAATAAATTCTGGCTTCGAGTGA